The stretch of DNA GGTCGGGGTTTCATTTGCCATCCGCCCTGGACGGTATCTCCATTACCGTCCGGGGTTGGAGTCATCTCGACCGTTGGATCTTGTTCGGACGGTCAGGATTTGTCCTGGCTAGGCCTTCCAGCGTGCGTGAAGCGCTTCCTGGGCCGAGCCGAGTCTCAGTTTTGTAAGCCCCGATTTCTCTATGGCCCGTCAGGGAATTCCCGGCCGGCCCAACGATGGCGCGCAGGCCAACCTAGAACTGCCGTTCCTCCGCCTGTCCACCAACGCCGGCGGTGAGCTAACGCCGAAGCGCGCGGCGGAGGCGTCGTCACGTCACCGCGATGCAGcatgccgccggccgccgtcgtcgATCAATTCGAACAACTGCTGGACACGCTGCTTCgatccttttcttttttgatcCATGGGGAGCACAGCTACCAGCTGATTGGTATATCCGCCATCTCGCCTGCAGCCCTGCCCCGAGTTTCTAGAGGATCGCATGCATCCCCAGGCCATGTCGTCAACGCGCGTCGCGTCGTGCAGGTGGTGCCAggtacgccgccgccgcgtgcaGACACGCAGTTGCCGGCCGCCGGCTGAGTTGGCCGCCGGCAACCTCTCCACTCACTCCGATCCGAGTCATTTGACCCAGTCAAATCCAGTCGCACAGCTCGCTCGCACTAGGCCACGAACACCAGCTGCTCACCAATGCGCGCACCTGCTACTAATACGTGCATCAACCGCGCCTCCTCCATCATCTCTCGACCGATCGAGCTCCGTCGTCGTCCATGGCATCTCGCGATCCGCCGGTCATCAGCGCCATGGCCGCAGCCTGCTTCTTCCCGttcctcctcctgctcctccccgccgcggcGACGGCCCCCGCGCGGCGTCCGCTGTTCCGGGAGTACAtcggcgcggagggccagaacgTGACGTTCGCCGACGTGCCGGTGCACCCGGGCGTGGACTTCCACTTCATCCTCGCCTTCGCCATTGACTACGCCGCCGACCCCGCCAACGCCtccgcgcccccgcgccccaCCGACGGCCGCTTCCTCGCCTACTGGGACGAGGCCAACCTCAccccggccgcggtcgccgccgccaagcgcggcggcggctgcggcaaCAACGTTCGCGTCGCGCTCAGCCTCGGCGGCGACACCGTCCGCGGCGCCAACGCCACGTTCCGCGCCTCCTCCGTCGACGCCTGGGTGGCCAACGCGGTCGTCTCCCTGACCGACATCCTCACCACGTACGGCCTCGACGGTGTCGACGTCGACTACGAGCACTTCGGCGAGCGCGAGACGCCGGAGGTGTTCGCGGAGTGCGTCGGCCGCCTGGTCCGCGCGCTCCGGGCCCTCGGCGTCATCTCCTTCGCGTCCATCGCGCCCTTCGCCAACCCGGACGTGCAGGCGCACTACGGCGAGCTCTGGCGCCGGTACGGCCGCGAGTTCGAGTACGTCAACTTCCAGTTCTACGCGTACGCCGCCAACACGACGGTGCCGCAGCTGCTGGGGTACTACGACGAGCAGAGCCGCCGgtacgccggcggcggcgggaaggtGCTCCTGGGGTTCGGGACGGACCCGGCCAGCGGCGGGCTCGGGCCCGGGAAGGGGTTCTTCCGGGCGTGCCGCGCGCTGCGCAGGCAGGGCAGGCTGCACGGCGTCTTCGTCTGGGCCGCAGACAACTCCGCCGCCGACGGGTTCCGGTACGAGCGCGTCGCGCAGAGGTTCCTCGCCGGCGCCTTGCCGGGGTTCACCTGAGCGAGCGAGCCGTACGTACGTGCTGCCCACCGATCCCGTACGCGTGTCCGTCGAGTGTCTGTTCGTAAattcagcgccgccgccgccacccccccccccccccccccacacaccaCCACCACTGCAATTCTTTCTGTATTAACAAGTTGGCTCAAATTGAAGCTTTTTTTGTTCGTTTCAAAAAAAGTTTTTTTTCTGTGATCCAATGCATACAGTACGTGTCCTGTGCTCCAGATCCAGAGGCCAAACTAAGTTTTGATCGTACACGTACGCACGGATCAATGCTCACCGGTAGCATTGGTTGCTGGTTGCTGCATGCAGTTTGTTCCGGTAATGGCCCAGCCCAGCGCGGCTGTTGCAGCCCATCACCGTGCGACTAGCACCACCACACATCGTCGCGGCTAGGCACGGTGAATTCGAGGGAGATGCCAACGGgggtggtggccctgatccggAGCAGGGTGACAGCCGCCAGGTCAAGGACAGGCCTGGCCAGCTACGACCGACCGACGCGCACGCACGCGTGGGTCGAGGGAGAAACCGCGTCGATCTCCGTCGATCAAGAGAAGCCAGGCGtcgggaggaggagaggagcgcGACCGCCGCGGCGTCCGGCGTCGTCGGTGCACGCGCATCCGGACCGTGGCGTGCATGGGGGTCCGCCAGTCCAGCAGGAGAGCGAGGGCAGGTAGGTCCACTGGCCGCGGCAGCGTCGTCGGAACGGAACGGGTCGGGACGGGCGTCAAACCCCAGCGGCCGGGCGCCGGCGGGCTGGGCTGGACCCGTTCCGGTCGACGCGCCCCAGGGCACGCAGGCCGGGTGACACGTGCGCCCCCCTGGACGTCGCCCCCCAGCCGCATTTGACAGGCAGCAGAAAACAGATTTtgccttcccccccccccccccccactttgtaatgaaaaaaataaaaaggatTCGACCGCTCCAGCTATATTCAAACGTGTTTGCCCCCTTTCTTTTTCCGGCGCGATTTCCTGCACTTTTCCGCTGACCGCATATATGCACGCCGATCTCCATTTTGACCAAGTATGCGGCCACGGCGAAGGGCCCCACGGCGGCGTGCAGGAAAAGTCAATGCCATGCCAGCTCGgcagctgctcctcctcctcctcctcctcccgccaCTATAAATCGCCCGGCCACCCACCATCCACCGCCGCACTAAACCCAACGAGCACCCGAGCTTCACTTCGCCGACGATCCCCACCTCGATCGAGCTCTCGTTCGTTCGTTGGCGCGCACCCTTGAGCAGCCCGGTATACTGTATAGATGGATCTGCTGAGCCCCGAGCAGGTCTCCGAGTTCCGCGAGGCGTTCGCCTTCTTCGACAAGGACGGCGACGGGTGCATCACGGTGGAGGAGCTGGCGACGGTGATGGGGTCGCTGCAGGGGCAGCGCCCCGGCGC from Panicum hallii strain FIL2 chromosome 3, PHallii_v3.1, whole genome shotgun sequence encodes:
- the LOC112887687 gene encoding chitinase 2-like; protein product: MASRDPPVISAMAAACFFPFLLLLLPAAATAPARRPLFREYIGAEGQNVTFADVPVHPGVDFHFILAFAIDYAADPANASAPPRPTDGRFLAYWDEANLTPAAVAAAKRGGGCGNNVRVALSLGGDTVRGANATFRASSVDAWVANAVVSLTDILTTYGLDGVDVDYEHFGERETPEVFAECVGRLVRALRALGVISFASIAPFANPDVQAHYGELWRRYGREFEYVNFQFYAYAANTTVPQLLGYYDEQSRRYAGGGGKVLLGFGTDPASGGLGPGKGFFRACRALRRQGRLHGVFVWAADNSAADGFRYERVAQRFLAGALPGFT